TTCAGTTAGTTGTAATTTAATCTCCTCAAGGTAGCTTTCGAGGGCGACTGATTTTTGAACTGGTGGATTCCAGTTTGATTTAACGTAGAAGGGGTGAAAGTTTCTATTGTGTCCATAGAACATGCATGTATTTAAGACGCATTCGtcttgcaaaaatctcaaaatccTGCATTGGCTTCGgattctgtttttgtttactttgttcACCGGTATAAATTTCAAATCATGAGAgattaatttgatttgagCGTCAgtcattttcttatttgacAGGTTTTCAATGCACTTTTTCCCCAgaggttttttgaaaactgagGGTGcgtttctttaagaaaatccaagattGGATTCTAAAATCTGAAAGAATCCGAAAATGGATTTTGCGTTTCTTTACTAGACGGATCAATCCAAGATCTTTCGGATCATGGTGCGTCAAAGGAACCGAAGAATCCTCTTCCAGACTGGATTCTTCGGGTCCTTTGACGCACCATGATCCGAAAGATCTTTGATTGATCCGTCTAGTAAAGAAACGCAAAATCCATTTTCGGATTCTTTCAGATTTTAGAATCCaatcttggattttcttaaagaaacgCACCCTGAGTTTATGATTGGaagatttctttcttctttttctgcGTTTGGCAGTGTTTCTTTGAGTTTTTGTATAGGATTGTTTTACCCGATCTGTGCCGGGCCCACCCATTGAGTTCGTAACCCATTTAACAGACTTGTGCTTTTCAAGGCTTTTTGCGTACTCAGATATAACAGGGAAGGCCCCAGACAGGCCTTCTAAGTCCTCCTTGTCTTCGCTTTTCGGTGCATCCATTGGAAAGGTCGAAAATACAGACAGCTACTGTAAACTTGGAGATAGTTCTCATAAATTACAAGGCGCACGAGGGACTCCAACATGGCAGACACCCAAATATGGAACAGTGCGTGACGTCAACTGAACACCAAGAATACACCAAGACAAGTACTTACCAAGACAATGGTTTTGCTACAGGTGCTCGAGcttgcaggctcagaaaaactggttctgcCATTGTTTTTTCAGGATTTCTCATTCATGGCTGCTgattcaaaatggcgtccaTAAATTTGCAAGAAGAACTAATGCAAGAATTTACAGCTCTTCGCTGCCAAATTACCCAACTTTACCAtaaattacttttactttcactgatttatatttttttcaatttccaaatggaaaaataaacCTAGAATGGCTCCATTTCGTTGGCCAGAGGCTCGACACGAGTTGGCTCTTGCCAAGGAACTGGCTCAGTACAACTCAGAGAAACCTGATGAGTGGGAGGCAGTAGCTAGGAGACTCGGCAAAGGGTTTTCTACGGATTCATATACTGTTGAGCCTAATTAAGGTGATACCTCAGTATTGCAATGCGCATCCTGTACTGCTCATAATAGCACGCAACAAAATATTATGGCGCCTTTCCTTGGCGGCTTTCCTTGCCGGAAAGCTCGCACGCGAGAAAAATGGGCGTTTCGAAAGGCATGGTTGGGAAAAAgaggtggaaatttgtggcaaagaaggaaaagacagctgagcgaaaattttgaaatcgttgaaagtgcaaaaacatcctttctttctttctcgaaCATGGCGGAATATTCTCAATCAAGGGGAAACCTCAACAGGTACGATGGTCCTTTCCTCTTAAACGAGCATGGTGACctacattttttattacataaaaatattgtacatattatcctcacaaattaagaaaaaaataaaaacatttgtcggaaggaaaaaaagatatagccGAAAGCGTGCGCAAAACCGTTACtccaacatgcaaattatgaccacgaaaacaacaactctacgAACGCTTTACGTCcacgttgttttaaattgtgtgaTTTGTCCGCAAACTTTATATGATATTGTTCTATATGCTCCACACTTTCTACCTGTCACGTTTTTTTCCAAAGTGTTACTTTAACAAAGTACGTTTCGAGctactgcaaaatttaacgtgAACTGATGAATAATGCGCGTGATTAGCACGAGAACAAGCATAAATGGGGTAAGATTGGCCCATCATATCTCTTAAGCGAGAATGGTgacctatcatttttattgttttttttcgaaacaatgCTTTGTGGAGaacattcagggaaagtttcaaaaaaattcatcggtaactttttttttctgcggaggaatcaccttaaggGAAGTGGCTGCTGTGAAAAGATGGAACGGATTTTAACCAAATACAAAAGGGAAAGACATCAAACTTTAAGATTTAAAGAGGTAAGTTTGCCTTTTGGTTTCCTTCTTTCTACTTACAACTAAGTGAAATGTTCAACCCcctgtttaatttttattagtCAAAATTACAAATTGTAAAAGCAAGTCCATATGTTTGTTTCTCTTATTGTCCTCCTTTTTAATAATCTTACTCTTTTGATGCttgaatgataaaatacactttCATTTTAACTCACTGCGTTCGCAcatatgaaaaatattttctaaaCCGCTTAGAAACTTGCCCAACGCAACAACCACAGTCAAATTTGGTTGGTAACTCACGAGGAGCCAATATAACacgagaagaaaacaaagcaccTGAGAGAGTAACAAAAAGAACGCATAGTAAAAATAGTAGCGATACAAGTACCACGAAAAAGGTGATGATCCGGTGTGCCCGGGTTGGGCGTTGTACAATGCTTCTTACTGCTCTGCTGTTGCCGCTCCCTTTCcttctcctttcttttcctATTCGCTGCAGCCCTAGCATATCGAATTTTCTTGTCGTCCTCATCATCTGAAGCAATATCTTGAGACTCGTATTCTTGAACTGCGTCCCAGCCGGCTTTGCTGGGTTCTGTCAGGCCTCGTCCACACTATgccggataaatttgaaaacgcaacttTAGGtgcaaaaaaggaacaaaagttTTCCGTCCACACATGAAAACGGATCATATGTTCTGCGTCCACACTACAGCGTTTTATCGGAGGCGCAACTGCCTTATCTCGCTTTGAGCATGCTCCAGTAAGCAGAACATTGAGCCCGTGATAGTTCCCTCTAGACATTCGTAAATCTTCTCTCCACTCTTCAGCGACCACAACTTCGTTCACAAAGTTGTAGAAAATTCCACGGATGCGACACTGCCTTACTCTGCTTGActgaaaattggaaaagagAACTGGAtaaccaaaaaattgttggATTAGTGTCAATGGACCTGTCAAAGGCATTTGACATGTTACCACACGAGCTGATCATGAATAAGCTACGCCAGTTCGCGGATGAAGACACATGCAGATTACTCGAAAGTTATCTAACGGGGCGAAGACAGCGAGTAAAACTTGGCGGCGAGCATTCCTCATGGCAACCAATTACGAAAGGGATTCCACAGGGGTCTATTTTAGGGCCCCTACTGTTCAACATCTTCATGAATGATCTGCATGAAGTGCCAAAAAACACCACTTTATCCACATATGCGATGACACTCAAATATTTTACGCGGGTAATAACGAAGTGGAACTCGAACAGGCTATTAGCACTGATCTTAAAAGGGTTGATGAATggtttgataaaaacaaaatgcaaagaaatccCAGCAAATACACAGCTATTGCATTTGGCAATCTACGAACTGGCCCACCAAGATTTGTATGCGAAAATACAATTATGCCCTTAAATGAAAAGGTGGAATTCCTTGGTGTTACGATTgacaaaaagctgaaatttgaTGCGCACGTAGCAAAGATCTGTCGTCGAGTAAGTCAGCAAGTGGCTGTACTGAGAAGGATGAAGAAAATGCTGCCGTTCGAGACGCGTATGAAGCTGTACCAGTCGTTCATTGTACCGCACTTCAATTACTGCGCAGAAACATGGAACTTCTGCAGCAAGGACGCAACCACTAAGTTGGAAAAACGCAATGAAAGAGCACTGAGATTTGTTTATAGAGATCATAGCTCGTCGTATGAAATGCTACTTAAACAATCTGGCTACCAAACGTTGTTAAATCAGAGATTGGCAAAGATACTGACTACTGTATACAAAGTAGTTAACAAGCAGTGTGTGTCAGAATCACTATGCGACCTAGTGGAACTAAGGAAAAGTAATTATAAACTTCGAGGAGACAAAATCTTGACATTACCAAAAGTAAATACTACTAAGTACGGACTTAAATCAGTCAGATACGAAGGAGCCAACCTGTGGAATAAATTACCGAATGAATACAGAAAAGCGGACTCTTATAAACGGTTCAAGAAACAGATATTAGATACGGATTTGGCTGGCCGCTACATGTCGTAATCACATGCTgatatattttaaaacattttataaatgttACACTATAACATTTTAATAATCCTAGAAACATTGTAAATAGCATCTTGCAATAGTATCTTGTAAATAGTATCTTTTTATCCTTTTCAGTATTTTTACTTATcattttcattactttttcctttcattatcattattaccattttattttgtgactATCCCTGTAAAGTAGCTGGTTAGCTAAGTGTTTGGTCACGTTAATAAACTTACTTAGGTAACAAAGAACTAAAAACGAAAACAGAACTCGAAACAGCAAAAGACAGTAAGCTTAACTGCAATACGTTATCAGCCTCGTCGCGAGAAATCAGTGAAAAAACTCAAAGAGAAACTGTCACTCACAAACGAAAGTCTTTCCaaactcaaagaaataaacaaaaagcttAAAGAAGAATTGCAACAGACTTGCAATGCTTTGGacgcaaaaacaaagaaaatgaaagcattgGAAAACGAGCTGAATGAAACGAAGGAACAGCTGCGTATCTTAACAACACGCTGCCAAGATTACGCCAGCAAATCGTTTTTGTTTAACCAGTTGAAGCAGAGTGAGAAGTGATAAATTTTTATACAGGCTTTCCGACTGTAGGCGTTTTCAACGCTTTGTTCGATTATTGTGATCCCGGAAAGGATGGTGAAAACATTAGATAGTGTCACTCTAGCGCCACAAGTCAAGATATTACAGTTCTCGATGAATCTTCTCCGAAAGTTGGTAGACCTCGAGTACTTCACCCCAGAGAAGAATTATTTATCACTCTTTGTAGACTTGGGCAGGGCTTCCCAGAGGACGACTTAGCCTATTTGTATGGTATATCACAAGCCACAGCTGAAGTAAGCAGGATTGTTATTACTTGGGTGAACGTTTTGTATTTGAGGTTCAAGGATATACCAATGTGACCATCGAGGTCATGATTGATAAGTACATGCCAGAGCAATTCAAGGAGAAATATCCTTCTACAAGAGTAGTCATTTACTGTACTGAAATCAAATGTCAGATGCCTAGCAGCCTTCTTTAAACAGTGAACTTTTTAGCACTTATAAAAATCATACCACCTTGAAAGCTCTGGTGGGGCTTTTTCCTTTATTAGCCAGCTATATACTGGTCACATCTCAGACAGAGAAATAGTAAGGAGTAGTGATTTTTTGGATCAACAATTTGACAGTGATGACATTGTCATGGCTGATAAAGGCTTCACAATAGAAGACCTGCTTCCCCCTGGAatcaaattaaacattccaccTTTTCTTGGATCTCAGAGACAAATGAGCCCTGAAGATGTTGTGAAAACACAGACAGTTGCATCATTAAGAGTACACGTGGAAAGGGCCataaacaaagtgaaaaactttcACATTTGGGATAATGTTCTCCCCCTAAACCTGTTTGGTATTGTAAACCAAATGTGGACAGTATGTTGCATTCTCTGTAATTTGCAAAAGCCTATTATCAGTGTGTAACGATCAAGTCCCAGTTAGCGAGGCTAGTTGGTATCTTCCTGTTTCTCACACTTTCATTTAAATGAAGTAGAGATAGGATGTGAAGACTCTTCATCACATCATACAAGAACAGTTACACCCTAGTTATGATGACCTGTTcgttttcaataaaattgtgATTATGATATCAGCATATCCAATacttttggtaaaaaaaatacaaatgtcCAGGGACCACATCACACAGTTCTAAGTAGGGGCTTAAAGGTTGCAATAGGTGctatgaaaaatgaaatctgTTGATTATGGTGCTGGTGAGCCATACTTTGTTTTGGCCGCTGCAGGTAAAAAGTAACGAAAATAGGTTCTATGTAATATAGCAAGAACATAGCTCCAGCGTTCTTTATCAAATGGAATGCGTTCAGTATTGAGTCCTCTGGATGtgtaaacaacaaaatcagACCACTTGGCCCCAGTTAGAGCCATTTGACCTTGGATTTGGTCATAATACTCATGATTCCTTTTCAATCTTGGTGAGCCATTCGCAAGTTCTAGGAAAAAGCTAGGTTCACTGTAAGCCTCCTCTAGTGTTTCATTAAACTATGAACTTGGACACTTACCCTCGGCAAGGCCAAACTGGTCTTGAGAAACAGAGTCAACAACTTTGCTATCTGGTGAACATcctaggaaaaaaatttttggtgACACAAAAAAACCTGACTTTTCAACCTTCACAGGATGACCAATGTTGTGCATGTGTTTCCCATACTCTCTCAAAGCAATAGGTTCGTACTTTATACCATGTTCAGTACTCTTTGTTTTAACTCAAGGCTGCTGCCTAACAGGAGCCCGGTAGCCTGGGGCTCCCAAAGAATAGCTCTGGGCACCTTCATTTTTCACAGCAACACCTTTCACTTCATATGTTGGGCTCCTAAGTTCTCAGCGTTTAGCTCTGAGGGTCCCTTTAAAATTTTCTAAGGCAGCAGCCTTGTAACTGGTTTTGCATTTAGCATATCCTCACAGAGCTTTTCATGATTTATCTGTCTTCTTGCTATTCTTCCAAACTTTGATACAGTAAGTCTAAAATTTTCGCTCTTGGACCCATGTTTCGCAATTATGTTGAGCCCTTGTCTCCTCCTCTATTTgatttccttttaataaattaaCACTCAGACCATCTACACTTTTTTTCTCCATATTACCCATATCATtgagcaaattcaaaacaaagtcaTCATTGAAGTTATCAAGGGGGAGGGATGGATAATTTGCTGAGGTGTTAAAGGGTGTGCCAAGTTGTCGGGCTGAATTTACTGGTATGTTACATGTAACCTTAAAGTTGGCTTCTTGGAAGGTAAGTTGATAGGACCCAAATGATCCAGCTGGGCTCTTCTCTCCAAATCTTGTTTCAACAAGCTCACCCTCACATATTTTGCTCACATGACAAGTCTGGATGAACCCTAAGTTTGAATCTATACTCTGAACAGATAAAACAAATTCTTGTAGCTTGGACTTTCTGTTAACTTTTCTAGCTTCATACAGTTGACAGGCAATACCGCATGTGGTCCTGTAGCCTTGTCTTAAAGACAGCAATCTCCATGACAGGATATGGTGAAATACCTTCTGAACAGGCACCCGAGGCGAGGCCCATTCCCAACCAATCGATGTGAATGTGACGAAGAAACAGGTGAAGAAAACCAGGGAGGCTCGATATATCTTCCTGATAACTCCGTTTTATTCTGAAATAATCGAAATCACTGAATCACGCGAGCCGCTTGATTAGCGGTAGAAACGAAGACAACATAACTAAACAAAGACACAAATCGCTAGAAAACCTTAACAACATTGCTTACCGAGCATCGAGGGCTTATTGAGTGTTCAAGGCGGACAAAAACAGAAGGAAGGAGCTCGCAAATGCTAAAACACTAAAACACTAGCAAAAGCACACGATCAGGATAATTATGTCAGCCCGTCCTTAGGGATTTCCCCGGATGTTACATTGCGAAAACCGCTGACCTTAACTAGGTGTTGAGTTCGAGCCTCAacatgcccccccccccccctttgaaCAAGCTAAGCCTAAGTAAGCGTTCAACAAAACTACTTAAATTCCAACGGTTCTAGAAACAGTTCAAAGTTTAAATGACGAAAATGACTTCGAATGTTCCGCGTTACTTTGACTCTTCTAAAAGGCACAACTTTGAAATGGGGCGCAGCAGGATTGAGTTCTTGGTCTTGACTTCGGCCGTACGAACCAAGCCATCCTGGCCATGAAATACTCTTGTGACTCGGCCTAGGAGCCAATGGCCACGTGGGGCATTCTCCGTCACAACGAGGACCAAGTCGTTGACCGCCAGGTTGCGTCGTTTCAGGATCCACTTCTTACGTTCCTGCAGCATGGGCAGATACTCGCGCTGCCATCTGGTCCAGAAGTGATTTGAGAGAAGTTGGCCCCTTCGCCACTGCTTGCGGGAGTGTAGATCCTCATTTTGAAAGGCTCCCAGTGGCAAGGACATCCCTTGACGCTGCTGAAGGAGGTGACTAGGAGTAATAGGTTCTCGGTCACTTGGGTCATCACTACTTGGGCATAGGGGCCGACTGTTGAGTATTCCCACTACCTCAGCAAACACGGTTCTGAGGGTCTCCCTAGTCACAAACGCGTGAGGATGGCCAAAGATAGCCTTCATGGCATTGCGGACACTTCTAATGAGTCGCTCCCACACTCCTGACATGTGACTAGCGGTTGGGGGCTGGAAATGCCACTTAACTAATGGCTGGCAATGCCACTCAACATCTTTCTCATTCAAGGATGATCCTGTGGTCCAGGTCTTGGATGGCGAGTTTGATCTCCCTTTCCCCTCCAGTGAAATTAGTGCCGTTGTCACTCCAGATTTGTTTAACAGCACCACGGGTACAGATGAAGCGTCTCAGGGCTTGGATAAAGGCATCTGTCTCCAAGGAACCTACATCTTCAATGTGGATGGCCCTAGATGTAAAACACACAAAGATGCACCCATAGACCTTCTCGTTGCCCCGACCTCTCTTGACATAAAAGGGACCAAAGAAGTCTATCCCAGTGTATGTGAAAGGTGGCTCGTGAGGTGTAAGCCTGGGCTTGGGTAGGTCTCCCATCATCTGGGTCATGACTCTCTGGTTTCGTTTGCGACAGGCTATGCAATTGCGAAGTATCCGACGAGTTAGAGCACGAGCATTGAGGTTCCAGAATTTCTGTCGAAGCACAGACAGCACGTGTTCTCGACCTGCATGTCCAAGTATCTCATGATGGTGACGAATAAGTAACAAGGCGATAGGATGCTGACTTGGAATCACCAACGGATGCATGGCTTGCGAGGCCACTGGTGCATGGTGTAGGCGACCTCCAACACAGATTGCACCGTCAATGAGAACTGGACAGAGCTTACTCAACTTGCTGTCCTTCTTTATTGGCTTACCAGACTCTAAGGCCTCCAAATCCTCTTGGAAGTACTGCCGCTGGACTGTCTTTACTATGGCCTTGGAAGCAGCGAGTCTCTGCTAAGCCGATCTTGCCATGGTTGACTGTGGGTGGTACACTGCGCTTGGACTtcacaaaatgaacaaagcgTATGAGCCATGTGATGCTTCGGACAAGTTGGGGCCACGAGGAGAACCTTCTCATCAACTCGTCCAGGGATGAACCAGTCGCGACTGTTAAAGCGTTTTGACTGACTTTCAAGGTGATTGCTTCCTTATTGTCTTCTGCGACGTCACCCACATCACGGTGAGGCCAATGTTCCTGTGAGTCTCGTAGGAACTCTGGCCCTGACCACCAGCGGCACCTGTGTTGAAATGCTTGGATAGGCAGTCCACGTGATCCATAATCGGCGGGGTTCAGGACCCCTGGGAAATTGGTTCCACTGAACAGGAGTGGTGTGTTCGTGAATCTCTTCTAATCCGGTAGCGACGAAACGATGGAATCTTCTGGTTCGATTGTTAATGTACTGGAGCACAGTCAGAGAGTCGGTCCAGAAAATCACGTTGTCAATAGGAACATCCAGCTCTGCCCGGATGGTGTTGCTAATTCGTACTGCCATGACGCTTGCCATAAGCTCAAGACAGGGAATGGTTGGTCTCCTGAGAGGGGCATTGCAGCACTTCCCAAACACAATCAACAATGAGCTTGGTCACGATGGTTGTCGCTCAACCTTAAGTATGCTGCGGCTGAGTAGGCATACTCGCTCGCATCACTGAAGACATGAAGTTGGACTGTGCAACTGTTCGATATGTCCGGGTTCCTGTAACAGCGAGGTATCTTGATATCTTCGAGTCGTGGGAGAGAGCCTGTCCACTGTCGCCAGACCTTCAAGTGATGGCCTTGGATTTCATCATCCCACTCAACTCTCCCCTTCCAGAGGTCTTGAATCAACACCTTGATTGGAAGTATGAAGGGAGACAAGAAACCAAGGGGGTCGAATAGTGAACTGATTGTGGACAGGATCCCGCGCTTGGTGGCAGGTTTGCTGGTGGACACCGTTTTAAAACAGAAGACGTCTCTCTCTGCTTCCCAGTGTAGTCCCAAAGTGCGGTTGATTGGCAATTGGTCTAACTCGAGGTTAAGAGTTGGATTGGCTCTTTCTTGGGTAGGAAGAGCTGATAGGACTTCTCTCCGGTTGCTCAGGAACTTTGTCAGATGGAAACCACCTTCCTTTAACATGGCGGTCAGCTTAACAGCCAAGGCAGTCGCCTGGTCAGTGGTCTGAACGGACTTTAGGAGGTCATCGACGTAAAAATTACGGCGGACAGTTTCTGCAGCTTCACTACCATACTTGTCTTCGTTGTCATCAGCCGTTTGTCGCAGAGCTTTATTTGAGCAGCAAGGAGAGGAAGTCGCGCCGAATATGTGAACTAACATTTGGTATTCTGCTGGTTCATCGTTGAGGTCACCACTCCACCAGAGGAATCGAAGGGCATCGCAGTCCTCCGCTGGAACTCGTACCTGGTGGAACATCTGCTCTATGTCTGCGACCAGGACTACCTCTTCCTGCCGGAACCGCATGAGAACACCAGCCAGATTGTTGATGTAGTCAGGGCCTCAAATATCATCGGCATCAAATACCACACGGACTTTGCCTGGTTTGTTGGGACTGATAACTGGATGGTGAGGTAAGTACCAGGTCTTGTTAGTTCTTCTTTCAGCCTCTTCCTTAGTGAGCTTGCGGGCGTGGCCTTTAGTAACATAACTGCTGATGGCTGAAGAATACTTCTCATGCAGGTCCTTGTCCCTCTCCAGGCGTCGCTTCAGATGATGGAGACGTATCTTAGCCATTGCACGGTTGAAGGGAAGGCTAGGCTGATCGTTTTTCCACAGGAGGCCCATGCAATAATGGTTGTTTGCTTTAGAGATTGTGCTGTGGATGATCTGTTCAGCACACTTGTCTTCGACTGACATTGACGTGTAAGGTTTGGTGGAGCCAAAAGATTCCAGCTCCCAGAATCGTTCTACTTGGTAGTTCAGTGAAATGTCATCGGTTGCTGTGTGGATGTAGTGAACATCATAGCATTGTTGCGCTGAACTGTCCCCTGTTCTACCTAGAACGGCGAAGCCAAGGCACGAACGGATTGCGATAGGGTCGCCTGGGTTTCCGCACCGAACTTCCAAGGGGATAAACACCTCGGGAACGTTGGTTCCTATGATCAGCGATACCTTCTGTCGTGCGACCTCTGGGAAGGGAACGTCCTGAAGATGTGGCCATTTTGCATTGTCTCTGGTGATACCTTGGTGGCGTAATGGAATGTTGAGTTCTTTTCCAGACCACAATCCTTTCAGTTGAAGCCGCTGAGGTTGTTCATCGATAAGGGATTCTACTACAAGATCAA
This sequence is a window from Acropora palmata chromosome 9, jaAcrPala1.3, whole genome shotgun sequence. Protein-coding genes within it:
- the LOC141892782 gene encoding uncharacterized protein LOC141892782, which encodes MSGVWERLIRSVRNAMKAIFGHPHAFVTRETLRTVFAEVVGILNSRPLCPSSDDPSDREPITPSHLLQQRQGMSLPLGAFQNEDLHSRKQWRRGQLLSNHFWTRWQREYLPMLQERKKWILKRRNLAVNDLVLVVTENAPRGHWLLGRVTRVFHGQDGLVRTAEVKTKNSILLRPISKLCLLEESK
- the LOC141892787 gene encoding uncharacterized protein LOC141892787 gives rise to the protein MGNQTYQNSPCPSATMASRVCSHHGRLRRMPRANPTTVAAVVKHIHYTGMKNLRERHREKEGPLSLRKNCALTVLRTLKTQRTPVLVQMPVEGCGTFHHSLLHPTQLHISASEKKGSVDSASAVSTTACTTACTTTGTEDPGTILLQVVPLRVMGADGLVVTNYAMLDSGSEITLVDPSLVSSLRLSDQPDRLVLSTVNSQEPQEGERVDLVVESLIDEQPQRLQLKGLWSGKELNIPLRHQGITRDNAKWPHLQDVPFPEVARQKVSLIIGTNVPEVFIPLEVRCGNPGDPIAIRSCLGFAVLGRTGDSSAQQCYDVHYIHTATDDISLNYQVERFWELESFGSTKPYTSMSVEDKCAEQIIHSTISKANNHYCMGLLWKNDQPSLPFNRAMAKIRLHHLKRRLERDKDLHEKYSSAISSYVTKGHARKLTKEEAERRTNKTWYLPHHPVISPNKPGKVRVVFDADDI
- the LOC141892783 gene encoding uncharacterized protein LOC141892783, with translation MHPLVIPSQHPIALLLIRHHHEILGHAGREHVLSVLRQKFWNLNARALTRRILRNCIACRKRNQRVMTQMMGDLPKPRLTPHEPPFTYTGIDFFGPFYVKRGRGNEKVYGCIFVCFTSRAIHIEDVGSLETDAFIQALRRFICTRGAVKQIWSDNGTNFTGGEREIKLAIQDLDHRIILE
- the LOC141892786 gene encoding uncharacterized protein LOC141892786; amino-acid sequence: MRFRQEEVVLVADIEQMFHQVRVPAEDCDALRFLWWSGDLNDEPAEYQMLVHIFGATSSPCCSNKALRQTADDNEDKYGSEAAETVRRNFYVDDLLKSVQTTDQATALAVKLTAMLKEGGFHLTKFLSNRREVLSALPTQERANPTLNLELDQLPINRTLGLHWEAERDVFCFKTVSTSKPATKRGILSTISSLFDPLGFLSPFILPIKVLIQDLWKGRVEWDDEIQGHHLKVWRQWTGSLPRLEDIKIPRCYRNPDISNSCTVQLHVFSDASEYAYSAAAYLRLSDNHRDQAHC
- the LOC141892784 gene encoding uncharacterized protein LOC141892784; this translates as MAVRISNTIRAELDVPIDNVIFWTDSLTVLQCRWWSGPEFLRDSQEHWPHRDVGDVAEDNKEAITLKVSQNALTVATGSSLDELMRRFSSWPQLVRSITWLIRFVHFVKSKRSVPPTVNHGKIGLAETRCFQGHSKDSPAAVLPRGFGGLRVW